The genomic interval TGCGGCGATGCATCTGGGCCAGCACGGTATCGGGGATGATCCCCGCGAACGTGTCCTGCACCTTGTTCATGAAGCCGGCGACCGTGTGGTCGTCACCGGTCAGGATCGCCTTGTATCCTGCGCGCGCGACCATCGCCGGATCGTCCTTGTCGCTTTCGCCGACATTGGTGTTCTCCATGCCGGCGCGCTCGAAGAAATCGGTGTCGGTCGGGCCGGGCATCAGGCAGCTGATTACCACATCGGTCTCCTTCAGCTCGTTACGCAGGCCGAAGCAGAAATAGTCGATGTAGCTCTTGGTGCTGTTGTAGACGAGCTGGAACGCCCCCGGGATATGCCCCGCGACCGATCCGGTGACCAGGATGCGCCCCTTGTTCGCGGCACGCATCTTGCGCCCCACGTTATGCAGCAGCCATGTGGTGCCCGTCACATTGGTGTGGATGACATGCGCGATGTCGCTCCATTCCTGGTCCAGAAACGCGTCGCCAAGACCGTGGCCG from Croceicoccus marinus carries:
- a CDS encoding SDR family NAD(P)-dependent oxidoreductase produces the protein MSKHIDKLSGLCVITGASAGIGLELVKLAARDGCELILAADRDLAAAEAAAREGGASSVKTVEADLAGREGLQALVAAIGDRTPDVLMANAGHGLGDAFLDQEWSDIAHVIHTNVTGTTWLLHNVGRKMRAANKGRILVTGSVAGHIPGAFQLVYNSTKSYIDYFCFGLRNELKETDVVISCLMPGPTDTDFFERAGMENTNVGESDKDDPAMVARAGYKAILTGDDHTVAGFMNKVQDTFAGIIPDTVLAQMHRRMAEPHDA